The DNA region AAACATCGCTAATAATTGAGCGGAAGTTTTCGAATCTAGTGCGCCGGTCGGTTCATCCGCTAAAATAATATCTGGACTGGTAATGATCGCTCTAGCCGCTGCAACTCGCTGTTTTTGCCCGCCTGACAGTTCATAAGGATGTTTATCCAGTAAACCAACCAGGCCTAGCTTAGCTGCTAAAGGCGCTATCCGCTTTTCCATCTCGGCAACCGAGACCTTTGCCAAAACTAAAGGTAAAAAGATATTGTCCCGTGCTGTAAAAGTATCCAGCAAATTGAAATCTTGAAAGACAAAACCTAGGTGATCTCTACGAAAGGCTGCTGAATCCTTCTCTTTAATAGCTGAAAGACTACTTCCATTCAATAATATTTCTCCAGAGGTCGGTTTGTCTAAGGTGGCTAAGAGATTCAAAAGTGTACTTTTCCCAGAGCCAGATTCGCCCATGATCGCTACGTATTCTCCTTTCTCAACAGAAAAGTTGATCTGCTTCAACGCTTCCACCTGATTACCGCCAAACCTTGTCTGGTAGGTCTTTTTTATATTTTTGACATCCAATAACTTCATTCGCCATTTCCTCCTGTTCATTACTTATATCTATCATAATGCAGGGCAAAAAAAGATACTACTTACAGATAAAAAACCAAACTTACGATATGGTAAGTTTGGTTTTATTATTCAACTTGAAACTGCTCCTGTGGAAAACGGATAAAAACTTTCGTTCCATT from Enterococcus sp. 9D6_DIV0238 includes:
- a CDS encoding ABC transporter ATP-binding protein; translated protein: MKLLDVKNIKKTYQTRFGGNQVEALKQINFSVEKGEYVAIMGESGSGKSTLLNLLATLDKPTSGEILLNGSSLSAIKEKDSAAFRRDHLGFVFQDFNLLDTFTARDNIFLPLVLAKVSVAEMEKRIAPLAAKLGLVGLLDKHPYELSGGQKQRVAAARAIITSPDIILADEPTGALDSKTSAQLLAMFQQLNDDGQTILMVTHSSVAASHANRILFIKDGQVFNQLHRGHQTNDQFLTMISETMTALLTKEV